The Pieris napi chromosome W, ilPieNapi1.2, whole genome shotgun sequence genome contains the following window.
TGTATCGGTGGGCTATACAGGCTCGGAAGACAGAGACAAGATAGTCTACTATTAAGTTCCCACTCCATCTTAGTAGACCTGGGAAGATGCCGTCCAAACCAGCCGCTTTGAATGGAAGGAAGGAGTTGATTGCCCACGTTACTTTTTCATTAGTGATTATTTTGTGAGCTACTTGCCAGTCTGAGCTGTCGGTGGCTCTCTCTGAGTATGGTTGCCAGGCCTGTTCGTTGGCAATTATGCAACCCGGAAAGTGTGTTGCCAGTAGTAGTTCACATGTTTCTGAATCAGTTTTTGTAAATGAATTGTCAGGTTTTTTAAGACAACCGATCGAGTGATTGGGCTCTCTGGAGAGGCATGATTTCACCCTGGTTGCCTGGTTGTTTGTTTCAATACTGGTGCAGAAGTGTCTCCAACACTCCTGCTTCCTAGTACGTAAAAGTTTTTTGAATCGCCTTCTCGCGACCGTGTACTTGTCCCAGTCGGTGGGTAACCGTGTGTTCATTGCTCTATTGAACAGCTTCCTGACCTTCCGTCGGTGTCTCTCCAGTTCGGGGCACCACCAGTTATGTCTCCCTCCCCATCTTGGTATGGTAAGGGGACACGACCGTTCATAGCTTGTCAGGAGTAGGGACGTTAGGTTGTTTACATGTTTGTCTATGTCTTGTATATTTATGGTGGTTGGTATCGATAGTTTGTCTACCTCGGAGCtgataagtttataaaattttaccaaATCGGTTCTCCGCGGTATACGTCTAGGTTGAGGTTTAGGTAGCTCCCCTTTGATTGCAAAGCGGATCCACCTATGATCCGAGCATGATAACTCGTTGGATACGTGCCAGTCCTGTATGTGATCTGACAGACCAGCAGTTACCATTGTTAAATCAATAATAGTTTGCGAACGCGCGTTGATAAAAGTTGGTTTTGAGCCATTGTTTGCCAAGATAAGGTTATTgctaagtataaaattaagcatATCCTCACCTCGAGTGTTGGTACTAGCGTTACCCCATAACGTGTGGTGCGCATTGGAGTCCGCCGCGATGATTAGCTCCAGTTTCTCCCTCTCACAGTAGTCAGCCAGAAGGCCGAGTTCTGGAGTGGGCACGTCCTCGTCACCTGGTAAGTAGGCGGACGCCAGGACGACGTCTGGTTGATTGTCTCTGGGTAACCTAATAGCTGTAAGGTTCCTTGAACAGAGTTCGTTTATTAGAAATGCTGGTACATGTTTAGGCAAGATTATGCAAGTTCTAGGGTTACTTACGGAGGTATCCAGTAAAAGTTTACCACCGGTGCAGCCCAGGCCACATATCTTGCCATTCCTGATCCACGGCTCCTGGATCGCGGCGATGGTCTTCGGATTGGTCTCCAGCAGTCTGCGTAGGGAAGCCGACGCTGTCTGACTGTGCTGGAGGTTAGCCTGGATGAGGTCAGTTCGGCGATGGGGAGGAGCGCAGACAGCTGTCGCTGAATTCACTCCCCCCGGTCTCCTGAAACAACTCTTCATCCGAAGTTAGTTGCACCGGTGACGGTGGTTGTGTAGCTACCTCCATAGGGACGTGTGCCCCGGTGACCGAAGCTGCCCCCGTCAGGGACGTGGGCAGCCCCGGCCCCGACGACGCCACCCCCGATGTGCTGGCAGCAGTTGGTGGGGCGTTGGCCACCTGCGAGGGCTCATCCCTATCCAGGATGCGGATATAGATGTTCCCCATCAGGTAGTATAAACGCCGATTATGCTCTTTGATTTTAGAGATCTCAAACTCTGGCACACGAAAGAAGAGGGACACGCCTGTCGGGTCCTGAGTTCTTCGTTCGTGTGTCAGGGTCCAGGATCTGATGTTGAGGTGGCGGTTTTGCCTCGTGATCAGTTTCCTCAGTGTCTCCGTATTGCCACTGTAGTCTGGTACATGTAGCAGACACGGAATCCTGTTCGGAATCGCCGATTGAGGCCGAACCACCAGCCTGGTGTCAGGTACTGGATTTGTGATGATATCACAAGTTCCGGTCAGCCAACCCAGAGTATAAGTGTCCTCGCACCAAGTTTTGAGGACACCATCCGAGAAATGGGCCTTACCCCGGAACCTGATGTTGTTGGGCTCGGTAGTTAGGGTAGCATCAAGATCCGCCAGGAGCTCATCTTGAATTTTACCCTCGATTTGTAGGCGGATGTTATCCGCCTGTTCCTGTGTCATATCCACGAAAGGCTCAGTCATCACGGCAACACAAAGCTCGTTAGCTTTGTATGATGCTGCCGCTTCCGCGTAACTGGCCGAGGTCCCTGCCACTGTCTGGGATTTGTTGGGTTTGACCCTTTTACTTTCCCCAGTCGGTGTTACGGTTTCCTCAGGCCGGTCGCGCTTCTGGCCCTTCGTGGCTTGGTTTGTTTTGGAACTCTTAAGTCCCTTGCCGCACCCAGAGCAGCTAGGCACGGGCGCAGCAGTGGATCTTTTAGGCTTCGGTGTCCTTTTCCCGCCTCTCTCAACTGTGGTTACAGCGGGGGCAGTTCCAGGTTTCACAGGTGGCCTCGGAGCGCCGGTGACCAGCTTCTGCTGTTCCGGCGCCCTTATGGCTCTCCTGTGCCGTCGCCTTTTAGAGTTGCTAACGACCATTTTGAAAGTCGGCTCCTGAATTGCGGTCTTCAGGGCCGACATATCCATGGTCGTGGTTAGTGCACTGGACGTGCCCTCCGTCGCAGCCTCGGTCTGCCGCATCGTTCTTGCCGCGGAAGCACCCCCTTCAGACGCAGACAGTGCTGTATCATCGTCCGGAGTTGCTATCTTTGGCTCGACCGACGCAGTCAACCTGGCCGCAGCAGTGGTCACATCCTTGTGCGGTGGTATACGGGATTCCATCGGATTGGGTACGGGCCGGAGTGCAGCCCGGATTGGTGCAACCCCAGCCGCTGCCCTCTCCTTTGGGGTCCCGGACGCTGCCCGTGAGGGTGCATCGGTGTGTGTGACAGGGGCATCAGAGTATCGCGCCACTGGTGACTTGCACCGCGACACGTCCAAAGACGCAACCCTGGGTTTGTTGGTGTTTGTGATTGtttgtttaagtttttttgcCTCTTTATCCATGAGGTGATATGGTTTGGATTCACCATTGGAGCTCTCCACCCGCCACGGAGCCCTCACGTCGGGGACGTCCCTTGCTCAGCAAGCGACGTCAGAGCTACTCCTCCGGTATAGAGCCAGCACGTAGGGAGGCAGACGCATCCGCACGCAGCAAGGAAGTACGGAGCTGTTCACGCCACGAGACTATGACGCAACTCACCCCGAGTCCCGTACCGCGCCGACGGCCCCCCCCCCACATCCCGACTCTCGCTCGGCAGCCCGCTTATGGGATGCCACAGCCGGTTGACCGTGGTTAGCTAAACCCCGGCCTCCCGTGTGAGGAGAAATCCAGACCAAAGAGGTGTGTTGTGTGCAGCGCACAACTGTTCCGGCGCACTACTCCACTCAACCCCCAGGATTCCTTCATCCTCCCGTACGGGTCCCCGCGCACGGCACAAACACGCGGGAGGTCATTTACTGTCCACCGTCCTCCCTTTTTGGACGATGAACTCGCAAGGACATGACCTCTCCATCCCTGCAATAGTTCGCTTGGCGGTTTTAGTTACGTCTAATACATAGGGTATTAGACCAAGAACAGGGTCGGCAACCTCGAGAAGGTTAGTCCACCAAACTTGCTTTGAGGGGATCATAGCGACTTGCGCTACCCCCAAAAGCCACGCCTCCCTACCCATCAGAAGGATGTGGTAGGATGGGTTTGCACCTATGCTACCATGCAAGCATGTCGTACTGGGAACCGTAGAAGCATAGACCCAAACCCCCCCCAATCGGGATGGAATATAACACGTATTTGTTTTGGTaagaatatgtttttattaagtattagtaGTGTTGGTTTACAAATtacgtttaataaaaaaaaagaatttgtaCAAGGTCCCGCACCACAAGAGTCGGGGTTATTgggaaatttatatataataaaataaataattaagcgTTGGAGACAATAGCACATCAACATTATTAGACGAAACCCAACGCTCATGCATATTAACTCAAAACaagatgatttaaaaaaaaataactttaaatacgCATTACCTTTGTGAACGTATGACTGGTCAAATGTCAGTATCAGAGGAATTTGAGGCATCCTTTTACTCTGTTTCTGTAGGGTGAACTTCGGACACGGAAAGCTATTGcaattttattcattcataCAATGAGTTAGGTTACTGGATACGATAAGCGTTACAGACTAGgatcgataatttttgaaacaaaaaaaaaatagtaggatgaaaaccattggaaaaggaggagaatattataaaaatcgaTACAGATTATAATAAAGATAGTATTTACCTTGTTATGCAcattccaaaagtttttttcttaaaaagatacaaaagttttagatctttatattatctacaacttttagtttttacccttaaaaacTCACCCCCTTCCCCTTCtcgacctcagatcgcccgtaaacTATTTttccaataatttttataatatgctcCTCCTTTCccaatgggtttcatcctactattattattttt
Protein-coding sequences here:
- the LOC125062007 gene encoding uncharacterized protein LOC125062007, giving the protein MDKEAKKLKQTITNTNKPRVASLDVSRCKSPVARYSDAPVTHTDAPSRAASGTPKERAAAGVAPIRAALRPVPNPMESRIPPHKDVTTAAARLTASVEPKIATPDDDTALSASEGGASAARTMRQTEAATEGTSSALTTTMDMSALKTAIQEPTFKMVVSNSKRRRHRRAIRAPEQQKLVTGAPRPPVKPGTAPAVTTVERGGKRTPKPKRSTAAPVPSCSGCGKGLKSSKTNQATKGQKRDRPEETVTPTGESKRVKPNKSQTVAGTSASYAEAAASYKANELCVAVMTEPFVDMTQEQADNIRLQIEGKIQDELLADLDATLTTEPNNIRFRGKAHFSDGVLKTWCEDTYTLGWLTGTCDIITNPVPDTRLQWQYGDTEETDHEAKPPPQHQILDPDTRTKNSGPDRRVPLLSCARV